One Thiocapsa bogorovii DNA segment encodes these proteins:
- a CDS encoding TRAP transporter small permease subunit, with product MRNHPRTGGPTRLLVFADRIDAVVRQIGEWATWLSLAMVLVTFAVVVLRYAFDIGSIALQESVTYMHAVLFMLGIAYTLGRNGHVRVDILYERLSRRGRARVDLIGTLLLLIPVCVLIIWLGWAYVAESWRVQEASRETGGLPAVYLLKSLILIMPILLLAQGLSNALRNGLFLAGMEEALPPSDGEMGRA from the coding sequence ATGAGGAACCATCCCCGAACGGGAGGCCCGACCCGCCTGCTTGTGTTCGCCGATCGGATCGACGCCGTCGTCCGACAAATCGGCGAATGGGCGACCTGGCTTTCACTTGCCATGGTGCTGGTCACCTTCGCCGTGGTGGTCCTGCGCTATGCGTTCGACATCGGCTCGATAGCGCTGCAGGAGTCGGTGACCTACATGCATGCCGTCCTCTTTATGCTCGGCATCGCCTATACGCTGGGACGCAACGGCCATGTGCGGGTCGATATCCTCTACGAGCGTCTCTCGCGTCGCGGCCGTGCTCGGGTGGATCTGATCGGAACCCTCCTGCTGCTGATCCCCGTGTGCGTCCTGATCATCTGGCTCGGTTGGGCCTACGTTGCTGAATCCTGGCGTGTTCAGGAGGCATCCCGCGAGACCGGCGGCCTTCCTGCGGTCTATCTGTTGAAGAGTCTCATCCTGATCATGCCGATCCTGCTTTTGGCGCAGGGCCTGTCGAATGCGCTGCGCAATGGACTCTTCTTGGCCGGGATGGAAGAGGCGCTGCCGCCCTCCGACGGAGAGATGGGCCGTGCATGA